Proteins from a genomic interval of Mycobacterium conspicuum:
- a CDS encoding PPE family protein: MSFAGLPPEVTSTQMYSGAGSGPMLTAAAAWAGLGSELSSAADSFSSVVSDLVNGSWQGAASAAMAAVATQYWQWLSAAAGHAEASATHATSIAGIFEAAKAAVTHPAAVAANRSQFVSLVRSNLFGFNAPAIAATEGAYEGMWADNVTALAGYHGAASAVAEQLASSHQALPNPAAVTPSKLKVALQAVINNDVVAINQQIDLNRNTATAARQITRTDLTAAGTALTKLQLGNAATDVVAAALVNVGATLALVSANATFVPELIGVSIGQLGVALGP, encoded by the coding sequence ATGAGTTTTGCGGGGTTGCCACCAGAGGTGACGTCGACGCAGATGTATTCCGGCGCGGGCTCGGGGCCGATGCTGACCGCCGCGGCGGCCTGGGCCGGATTGGGCAGCGAGCTGAGTTCGGCCGCGGACTCGTTTTCGTCGGTGGTCTCGGACCTGGTGAACGGGTCGTGGCAGGGCGCGGCGTCGGCGGCGATGGCGGCCGTGGCCACCCAGTATTGGCAATGGCTGAGTGCGGCGGCGGGTCACGCCGAGGCCTCGGCCACGCACGCCACATCCATCGCCGGAATCTTCGAGGCGGCCAAGGCGGCGGTGACGCATCCGGCGGCGGTGGCGGCCAACCGCTCCCAATTCGTGTCCCTGGTGCGGTCGAACCTGTTCGGCTTCAACGCCCCGGCGATCGCCGCCACCGAAGGCGCCTATGAGGGGATGTGGGCCGACAATGTCACCGCGCTGGCCGGCTACCACGGCGCGGCTTCGGCGGTGGCCGAACAGCTGGCCTCATCGCACCAGGCGCTGCCCAACCCGGCCGCGGTAACGCCCAGCAAGCTCAAGGTGGCCCTGCAAGCCGTGATAAACAACGACGTCGTCGCGATCAATCAGCAGATCGACCTCAACCGGAACACCGCTACTGCGGCGCGCCAGATAACCAGGACCGACCTCACCGCGGCGGGGACCGCCCTGACCAAGCTCCAACTTGGCAATGCCGCCACCGACGTCGTCGCCGCGGCGCTTGTCAACGTCGGCGCAACGCTCGCTCTGGTATCGGCGAATGCCACCTTCGTTCCGGAGCTGATCGGTGTGTCCATAGGTCAGTTGGGTGTCGCGTTAGGGCCCTAG
- a CDS encoding nucleoside hydrolase: MKAPVFVDVDTGVDDALALIYLLASPDAHVVGIASTGGNVAVEQVCENNFGLLELCRITDVPVSKGSSETLAGAILASSAVHGTRGLGYADLPPSKRRLTDYDSAAAWVHAAHDFAGELIGVATAPLTNLALALRAEPALPTLLRRLVIMGGAYDYRGNTNPVTEWNIGFDPEAAAEVFAAWSVNAVAPQQLPILCGLDLTRRIAMTPEHLARLATAAGSNPANPLIRVIEDATRFYMEAYHGLGHGFVAHLHDPLAAAAALDPQLITTQAATVDVELTGTLTRGMTVTDWSGRWGREPNAHIGVGVDPLVFFDRFIERVGPFARRLDAN; this comes from the coding sequence GTGAAAGCGCCCGTCTTCGTCGACGTCGACACCGGGGTCGACGATGCCCTGGCGTTGATCTACCTGCTGGCCAGCCCGGACGCGCACGTCGTCGGGATCGCCTCGACCGGCGGAAACGTTGCGGTGGAACAGGTTTGCGAGAACAACTTCGGGCTGCTTGAGCTGTGCCGGATCACCGACGTGCCGGTCTCGAAGGGCTCCAGCGAGACACTGGCGGGCGCGATCCTCGCTTCCTCGGCCGTGCATGGAACGAGGGGCTTGGGGTATGCCGACCTGCCGCCTTCGAAACGCCGACTCACCGACTACGACTCCGCGGCGGCCTGGGTGCACGCCGCGCACGATTTCGCCGGTGAGCTGATCGGCGTGGCGACGGCACCGTTGACCAATCTGGCGCTGGCGCTGCGCGCCGAGCCGGCGCTGCCGACGCTGTTGCGGCGGCTGGTGATCATGGGCGGCGCCTACGATTACCGCGGCAACACCAACCCGGTCACGGAGTGGAACATCGGCTTCGACCCCGAGGCGGCGGCCGAGGTGTTTGCGGCCTGGTCGGTGAATGCCGTTGCACCACAACAACTTCCAATCTTGTGCGGCCTGGATCTGACGCGCCGCATCGCGATGACGCCGGAACATCTCGCGAGGCTGGCGACCGCCGCCGGGTCAAACCCGGCCAATCCGTTGATCCGGGTGATCGAGGACGCGACGCGGTTCTATATGGAGGCCTATCACGGCCTAGGCCACGGGTTTGTGGCGCATCTTCACGATCCGCTGGCCGCCGCGGCCGCGCTGGACCCGCAGCTGATTACAACCCAGGCCGCGACGGTCGACGTCGAGCTGACCGGAACCCTGACCCGCGGCATGACGGTAACCGACTGGTCGGGGCGCTGGGGCCGGGAACCCAACGCGCACATCGGCGTTGGCGTCGACCCCTTGGTGTTCTTCGACCGGTTCATCGAACGGGTAGGCCCGTTCGCGCGGCGCCTGGACGCAAACTAG
- a CDS encoding SDR family oxidoreductase, translated as MRYVVTGGTGFIGGRVVSRILDTEPDARVWVLVRRASLGRFERRSVRWGERVKPLVADLTELELTDATIAELGEIDHVVHCAAIYDITAGDAEQRAANVEGTRAVIELTKRLSATLHHVSSIAVAGDFAGEFTEDDFDVGQRLPTPYHQTKFEAELLVRSTPGLRHRIYRPAVVVGDSRTGEMDKVDGPYYFFGVLSKLAVLPRLTPLMLPDTGRTNIVPVDYVADALVALMHAEGRDGQTFNLTAPKTIGLRGIYRGIAPAAGLPPLRGSLPRSAAAPVLKVRGRAKALRNMAATQVGVPPQIFDVVDLKPTFVADQTRKALQGTGIEVPEFADYATRLWRYWAEHLDPDRARRDDPKGPLRGRHVIITGASSGIGRASALAVAERGATVFALARNADALDELVVEIRAKGGAAHAFTCDVTDSTSVEHTVKDILGRFGHVDYLVNNAGRSIRRSVVNSTDRLHDYERVMAVNYFGAVRMVLALLPHWRERRFGHVVNVSSAGVQARNPKYSSYLPSKAALDAFADVVGSETLSDHITFTNIHMPLVKTPMIAPSHRLNPVPAISPERAAAMVVRALVDKPARIDTPIGTLAEAGNYFAPRTARRFLHQLYLGYPDSAAALGISVPESEPDHTEAPRRPKPPARAGTRVPKPVKQLVRLVPGVHW; from the coding sequence ATGCGGTATGTCGTTACCGGCGGTACCGGGTTTATTGGGGGCCGCGTCGTTTCACGCATCTTGGACACCGAGCCCGACGCGCGGGTGTGGGTGCTGGTTCGCCGCGCGTCGCTGGGGCGATTCGAACGACGGTCGGTGCGCTGGGGCGAACGGGTAAAGCCGCTGGTCGCAGACCTGACTGAACTCGAGTTGACCGACGCGACCATCGCCGAGTTGGGCGAGATCGACCACGTGGTGCACTGCGCGGCGATCTACGACATCACCGCCGGCGACGCCGAACAACGGGCCGCCAACGTCGAGGGGACCCGCGCCGTCATCGAGCTGACCAAGCGGCTAAGTGCGACGTTGCACCACGTCTCGTCGATCGCGGTCGCGGGCGACTTCGCCGGCGAGTTCACCGAGGACGACTTCGACGTCGGCCAGCGGCTCCCGACGCCCTATCACCAGACGAAGTTCGAGGCCGAGCTGCTGGTGCGCTCGACGCCGGGGCTGCGGCACCGCATCTACCGTCCGGCGGTGGTGGTGGGCGACTCCCGCACCGGCGAGATGGACAAGGTCGACGGACCGTATTACTTCTTCGGCGTGCTGTCGAAGCTGGCCGTGCTGCCCCGGCTGACCCCGCTGATGCTGCCCGACACCGGCCGCACCAACATCGTCCCGGTCGACTATGTGGCCGACGCACTCGTCGCGCTCATGCACGCCGAGGGCCGGGACGGTCAGACCTTCAACCTGACGGCGCCGAAAACCATTGGGCTGCGCGGCATCTACCGCGGCATCGCCCCGGCGGCCGGACTGCCGCCGCTGCGCGGGTCGCTGCCGCGGTCGGCGGCCGCACCGGTGCTCAAGGTTCGCGGGCGCGCCAAGGCGCTGCGCAACATGGCCGCGACTCAGGTGGGAGTGCCGCCGCAGATTTTCGACGTCGTCGATCTCAAACCCACGTTCGTCGCCGACCAGACCCGAAAGGCATTGCAGGGTACCGGAATTGAGGTTCCCGAGTTCGCCGACTACGCGACGCGGCTGTGGCGATACTGGGCCGAGCACCTTGACCCCGATCGGGCGCGCCGCGACGACCCGAAGGGCCCACTGCGCGGCCGGCACGTCATCATCACCGGTGCCTCCAGCGGGATCGGCCGGGCGTCGGCGCTGGCCGTGGCGGAGCGAGGTGCGACCGTATTCGCGCTGGCCCGCAACGCCGACGCCCTCGACGAGCTGGTCGTTGAGATCCGCGCCAAAGGTGGTGCGGCGCACGCCTTTACCTGCGACGTCACCGATTCCACCTCGGTGGAGCACACCGTCAAAGACATCCTGGGCCGATTCGGCCACGTCGACTACCTGGTCAACAACGCCGGCCGGTCGATACGCCGCTCGGTGGTCAACTCCACCGACCGGCTGCACGACTACGAACGGGTGATGGCGGTCAACTACTTCGGGGCGGTGCGGATGGTGCTGGCACTGCTGCCGCACTGGCGTGAACGCCGATTCGGCCACGTCGTCAACGTGTCCAGCGCCGGCGTACAAGCGCGAAATCCCAAGTACAGCTCGTATCTGCCGAGCAAGGCCGCGCTGGACGCATTCGCAGACGTGGTCGGATCGGAGACGCTGTCCGACCACATCACGTTCACCAACATACATATGCCCCTGGTGAAGACGCCGATGATCGCACCCTCCCACCGGCTCAACCCGGTGCCGGCCATCAGCCCCGAGCGTGCGGCGGCCATGGTGGTGCGCGCACTGGTGGACAAGCCGGCGCGCATCGACACCCCGATAGGAACGCTGGCCGAGGCCGGCAACTACTTCGCGCCCAGGACGGCCCGGCGGTTCTTGCATCAGCTGTATCTGGGCTATCCGGATTCGGCTGCAGCACTGGGCATTTCGGTGCCAGAGTCGGAGCCAGACCACACCGAGGCTCCCCGGCGTCCCAAACCGCCGGCACGCGCCGGCACCCGCGTGCCCAAGCCGGTCAAGCAGCTGGTCCGGCTGGTGCCCGGCGTGCACTGGTAG
- a CDS encoding histidine phosphatase family protein — MRNRTDWKAAKVLAVLAATILVGACGGTPQARNITVTFVRNAQSQADADGVLDTNVPGPSLTDEGKGQAQQLVHQLRHSDSNGPADAIYASPMAEAQQTAGPLASELGKQVEIIQGLQPLNAGWYNGKPQSMANSTYMVAPTNWLNGDVGDSIPGSVSGKDFNDQFTAAVRKIYDSGHSKPAVFSQGTAIMVWTLLNVKNPKDSLLTSHPLPNAGRVVITGNPMDGWTLVDWDGIRSFN; from the coding sequence ATGCGTAACCGCACCGACTGGAAGGCCGCCAAGGTTCTGGCCGTGCTCGCCGCCACGATTCTCGTCGGTGCCTGCGGCGGAACACCGCAGGCGCGCAACATCACCGTGACGTTTGTCCGAAACGCTCAGTCCCAGGCCGACGCGGACGGCGTCCTCGATACCAACGTCCCCGGCCCCAGCCTCACCGACGAGGGCAAGGGGCAGGCCCAGCAGTTGGTGCACCAACTCCGGCACAGCGACTCCAACGGCCCCGCGGATGCCATTTACGCCTCGCCCATGGCCGAAGCGCAGCAGACCGCCGGGCCGCTGGCCAGCGAACTGGGCAAGCAGGTCGAAATCATTCAGGGCCTGCAGCCGCTCAACGCCGGCTGGTACAACGGCAAACCCCAATCGATGGCCAATTCGACCTACATGGTGGCGCCGACGAACTGGTTGAACGGCGACGTCGGCGACAGCATCCCGGGCTCGGTGAGCGGCAAGGACTTCAACGACCAGTTCACCGCCGCCGTCCGCAAAATCTACGACAGCGGCCACAGCAAGCCGGCGGTGTTCTCGCAGGGCACCGCGATCATGGTGTGGACGCTGTTGAACGTGAAGAACCCCAAGGACAGCCTGCTGACCAGCCATCCGCTGCCCAATGCCGGCCGGGTGGTGATCACCGGTAATCCGATGGACGGCTGGACGCTGGTGGATTGGGACGGGATCCGCAGCTTCAACTGA
- a CDS encoding MaoC/PaaZ C-terminal domain-containing protein: MAIDPTAIGAKTEPMLFEWTDRDTMLYALGIGAGLEDLSFTTENSHDLPQQVLPTYAVIACPAFGAGGLIGKFNWALLLHGSQSIKLHAPLPPSGKLSVVSDVADIQDKGEGKNAIVMLRGRGTDPDTGELVAETMSTAVIRQAGGFGGVPGQRPVAPEFPDRAPDARIDLPTREDQALIYRLSGDRNPLHSDPWFAKEMAGFPKPILHGLCTYGVSGRALVSELGKGVAANITSISARFTSPVFPGETLSTLIWRTGPGKAVYRTEVAGVDGAETRVVLDDGEVEYTES, translated from the coding sequence ATGGCGATCGACCCGACAGCCATCGGCGCGAAGACCGAACCAATGCTGTTCGAATGGACCGACCGGGACACCATGCTCTACGCGCTCGGTATCGGCGCCGGGCTCGAGGACTTGTCGTTCACCACCGAGAACAGCCACGACCTTCCCCAGCAGGTGCTGCCGACCTACGCGGTGATCGCCTGCCCGGCGTTTGGGGCGGGCGGGCTGATCGGAAAGTTCAACTGGGCCTTGCTGTTACACGGCTCGCAGTCCATCAAGCTGCATGCGCCGCTGCCGCCCTCGGGGAAGCTGTCGGTGGTCTCCGACGTCGCCGACATCCAGGACAAGGGCGAGGGCAAGAACGCCATCGTCATGCTGCGGGGCCGCGGCACCGATCCGGACACGGGCGAGTTGGTCGCGGAGACGATGAGCACCGCGGTCATCCGTCAGGCCGGCGGGTTCGGGGGAGTGCCCGGCCAGCGACCCGTCGCACCCGAGTTCCCGGACCGCGCACCCGACGCCCGCATCGACCTGCCCACCCGCGAGGATCAGGCGCTGATCTATCGCCTGTCCGGTGACCGCAATCCGTTGCACAGTGACCCCTGGTTCGCCAAGGAGATGGCCGGGTTCCCCAAGCCGATCCTGCACGGGCTGTGCACCTACGGCGTCTCGGGCCGCGCGCTGGTCAGCGAGCTGGGCAAGGGCGTGGCCGCCAACATCACCTCGATCTCCGCACGGTTCACCTCGCCGGTGTTTCCCGGGGAGACGTTGAGCACGCTGATCTGGCGCACGGGGCCGGGCAAGGCGGTGTATCGCACCGAGGTCGCCGGCGTCGACGGCGCCGAAACGCGGGTGGTGCTCGACGACGGCGAGGTGGAATACACCGAGAGTTAG
- a CDS encoding APC family permease encodes MRTGRCAISKLGFWSVVLLGINAIIGAGIFLTPGTVIKLAGPYAPLAYILAGLFAGVMALVFATAARYVKTNGAAYAYTRAAFGERIGIYVGVTHAITASIAWGVLASLFVSTLLDVLFPGQHWAEGTELFSVKTLTFLLFIAVLLAINLFGNRAIRWANGISTIGKVFALSLFIAGGLWLVVTQHVNNYATSAAAVEIHRDGVAGLTLATIAALYAFTGFESIANAAEEMHTPDRNLPRAIPLAVLTVGAIYVLAVVVAMCLGADKIVASRDTVQLPAAVANETFRTVIVIGALVSMFGINVAASFGAPRLWTALSDRGILPIRLSDKNKFGVPMLAFGITASLAFAFPLALRFNSVNLTGLAVIARFIQFIVVPIALMALARGRSPEHAAVRRNALTDKVLPVVAVVVSVALAASFDYRTILLTPQKGVNYFSIALIVITFVVVPAATYRHYYRQRQRLPSN; translated from the coding sequence CTGCGGACAGGACGGTGCGCGATCAGCAAGCTCGGCTTCTGGAGCGTCGTCCTGCTCGGGATCAACGCGATCATCGGGGCGGGCATCTTCTTGACCCCGGGCACGGTGATCAAGCTCGCCGGACCCTACGCACCGCTGGCCTACATTCTGGCGGGCCTCTTCGCCGGCGTCATGGCACTGGTGTTCGCCACAGCGGCCCGATACGTGAAAACCAATGGCGCGGCCTATGCCTACACGAGGGCCGCATTCGGTGAACGCATCGGCATCTATGTCGGTGTCACGCACGCGATCACGGCCTCGATCGCCTGGGGAGTTTTGGCGTCGCTGTTTGTGTCGACCCTGTTGGATGTGCTCTTCCCCGGCCAACATTGGGCCGAAGGTACCGAGCTGTTCAGCGTCAAGACCCTGACCTTTCTCCTCTTTATCGCGGTGCTGCTGGCCATTAACCTGTTCGGCAACCGGGCGATCCGGTGGGCGAACGGAATTTCAACCATCGGAAAGGTTTTCGCGCTTTCGTTGTTTATCGCCGGCGGGCTGTGGCTCGTCGTCACCCAGCACGTGAACAATTACGCAACGTCGGCGGCGGCCGTCGAAATCCACAGGGACGGCGTCGCCGGATTGACGCTTGCCACCATAGCCGCGCTGTACGCGTTCACCGGTTTCGAATCGATCGCCAATGCCGCCGAGGAAATGCACACACCCGACCGGAACCTGCCGCGCGCCATACCGCTGGCGGTGTTGACCGTCGGCGCCATTTACGTGCTCGCCGTGGTGGTCGCAATGTGCCTCGGAGCCGACAAGATCGTGGCTTCCCGCGACACCGTGCAACTGCCCGCCGCCGTCGCAAACGAGACGTTTCGGACCGTCATCGTCATCGGCGCCTTGGTGTCGATGTTCGGCATCAACGTGGCCGCGTCGTTCGGCGCCCCGCGACTGTGGACCGCGCTGTCCGACCGCGGGATTTTGCCGATCCGCTTGTCAGACAAGAACAAATTCGGCGTACCGATGCTCGCTTTCGGAATCACCGCATCCTTGGCGTTCGCGTTCCCGCTGGCCCTTCGGTTCAACAGCGTGAACCTCACCGGCCTGGCGGTGATCGCCCGGTTCATCCAATTCATCGTCGTGCCCATCGCTCTCATGGCATTGGCACGCGGTCGGTCACCAGAACACGCCGCGGTCAGGCGAAATGCGTTGACCGACAAGGTGTTACCGGTCGTCGCGGTCGTGGTATCGGTGGCGCTGGCGGCGTCCTTCGACTACCGGACCATCCTGCTGACGCCGCAAAAAGGCGTCAACTACTTCTCGATCGCGCTGATCGTGATCACCTTCGTCGTCGTGCCCGCGGCGACCTACCGGCACTATTACCGTCAGCGGCAACGGCTTCCGAGCAACTAA
- a CDS encoding PE family protein — protein sequence MAIAATEYAAVQSAISDATAAATAPTTQIEAAASDEVSLAISRLFGAYGHEYQALSKLVASFHQQFVRALNDAGNAYAGTEAANGSPLQALALFSPVKDLTGRPLFGNGAAGAPGTGQPGGDGGWIIGNGGDGGSGTTGADGGVGGAGGSAGLWGHGGNGGAGGTATGVGGTGGAGGAGGANGWIGGGNGGSGGSGGTGGTGGNGGAGGAGGANRQLFSLTGVGGVGGPGGVGGSGTDGASSPTAGVSGAAGGDGGNGGIGGAGGANQALLGGAGGAGGLGGRGGDGGAGGNGGSGLGAGMVGGDGGAGGHGGDAAAGGLGGAAGISGHAGAAGATGAGGNGGTGGNGGAGDAGAVGGNGFNGGAGGVGGVGGSAGVGGTNGNGGQGGNGGSGGAGGAGADGVDSDGGSGGAGGNGGNAGAGGAAGVGVGAAGKAGDGGVGGDGGLGGNGGAGDAGGAGANGFDGGTGGSGGQGGAGGSTGAGGTNGVGGNGGGGGKGGAAGDGGSGFGGSGAGGIGGNGRGRKRSPAAPAGPRATAAMAATRATAATAPRASSCLATAATAAQAARVGPAGPPVPAAPTAMAA from the coding sequence ATGGCAATTGCGGCAACCGAATACGCCGCTGTCCAATCCGCGATCAGCGATGCGACCGCAGCGGCCACCGCCCCGACAACACAGATCGAAGCGGCGGCCTCCGACGAAGTGTCGTTGGCGATCTCGCGACTATTCGGCGCCTACGGCCACGAGTATCAGGCGCTCAGCAAACTGGTGGCAAGCTTTCACCAGCAATTCGTGCGGGCCCTCAACGACGCCGGCAACGCGTATGCCGGCACCGAGGCCGCCAACGGCTCGCCGCTGCAGGCGCTGGCGCTGTTTTCGCCGGTCAAAGACCTGACGGGTCGCCCGCTGTTCGGCAACGGCGCCGCTGGGGCGCCGGGTACTGGGCAGCCCGGCGGCGACGGCGGATGGATTATCGGTAACGGCGGCGACGGCGGGTCCGGCACCACCGGCGCCGACGGCGGGGTCGGCGGGGCGGGCGGATCGGCGGGGCTGTGGGGCCATGGAGGTAATGGCGGCGCTGGCGGAACCGCTACCGGTGTCGGCGGGACCGGTGGGGCCGGCGGGGCCGGCGGGGCCAACGGGTGGATCGGCGGCGGCAACGGCGGGTCCGGCGGAAGCGGGGGAACCGGCGGGACCGGCGGTAACGGGGGGGCCGGAGGTGCCGGTGGCGCCAACCGGCAGCTGTTCTCGCTCACCGGCGTCGGCGGCGTCGGCGGTCCCGGCGGTGTCGGGGGAAGCGGTACCGACGGCGCCTCGAGCCCGACGGCGGGCGTGAGCGGGGCGGCCGGCGGGGACGGCGGAAACGGCGGGATAGGTGGGGCGGGCGGGGCCAACCAGGCGCTGTTGGGCGGGGCCGGCGGCGCTGGCGGCCTGGGCGGTAGGGGCGGCGACGGCGGCGCGGGCGGCAACGGCGGTTCGGGTCTGGGTGCCGGCATGGTCGGCGGCGATGGCGGCGCCGGCGGCCACGGTGGCGACGCGGCGGCCGGCGGCTTGGGTGGCGCGGCGGGAATCTCGGGACACGCCGGTGCCGCCGGCGCGACCGGCGCTGGCGGTAACGGTGGAACCGGCGGCAACGGGGGGGCCGGCGATGCCGGTGCCGTTGGCGGCAACGGCTTCAACGGCGGCGCCGGCGGGGTCGGCGGTGTGGGTGGCTCGGCCGGGGTCGGGGGCACCAACGGCAACGGTGGTCAGGGCGGCAACGGCGGGAGCGGCGGGGCGGGCGGTGCGGGTGCCGATGGCGTGGACAGTGACGGGGGGTCGGGCGGCGCCGGCGGCAATGGCGGTAATGCCGGCGCCGGCGGGGCGGCCGGCGTCGGCGTGGGCGCGGCGGGCAAGGCGGGCGACGGCGGCGTGGGCGGCGACGGCGGCCTGGGCGGCAACGGCGGAGCCGGCGATGCCGGGGGTGCCGGCGCCAACGGCTTCGACGGCGGCACCGGCGGGAGCGGCGGCCAAGGCGGGGCCGGCGGGTCGACCGGCGCCGGCGGCACCAACGGCGTCGGCGGCAACGGTGGCGGCGGCGGCAAGGGCGGCGCGGCGGGCGACGGCGGCAGCGGCTTTGGTGGCAGCGGTGCCGGTGGCATCGGCGGCAACGGGCGGGGGCGGAAGCGGTCACCGGCGGCGCCGGCGGGGCCGCGGGCAACGGCGGCGATGGCGGCAACGCGGGCAACGGCGGCAACGGCGCCAAGGGCTTCCTCCTGCTTGGCAACGGCGGCGACGGCGGCGCAGGCGGCCAGGGTGGGGCCGGCGGGTCCGCCGGTACCGGCGGCACCAACGGCGATGGCGGCCTAG
- the otsB gene encoding trehalose-phosphatase, with protein sequence MADSDAAVTLLRRLQGIGVGTARVAVPASASALVELADRLKMRPGRCVVVATHPTDVESARAGGFALVIGVDGDALGRSGADAVVAGLGDIRVRTGDQRMSELPDALQAAGLIDDLASRRPAVFFDFDGTLSDIVNDPDTATLVAGAAEALRELAGRCPVAVLSGRDLADVTERVGLPGIWYAGSHGFELTAPDGRHHQNDDAAAAIPVLERAAAELRDQLGSISGVVAEHKRFGVAVHYRNAARDRVGEVTAAVRAAGQRDVLRVTTGREVIELRPDIDWDKGKTLRWVIDHLQRAGSGPVMPIFLGDDITDEDAFDAVRPTGVPIVVRHSDDGDRATAALFALDSPARVSEFARRLAQQIAHARAT encoded by the coding sequence ATGGCCGACTCCGATGCCGCGGTGACCCTGCTCCGTCGGCTCCAGGGCATCGGTGTCGGCACCGCGCGCGTCGCCGTCCCGGCGTCTGCGAGCGCACTGGTCGAGCTGGCCGATCGACTGAAAATGCGCCCGGGCCGGTGCGTCGTCGTCGCCACACACCCCACCGATGTCGAGTCGGCGCGCGCCGGTGGGTTCGCGTTGGTGATCGGTGTCGACGGTGATGCACTGGGCCGCAGCGGCGCCGATGCGGTAGTCGCCGGCTTGGGAGACATCAGAGTCCGCACCGGAGACCAACGGATGTCCGAGCTGCCCGACGCCCTACAGGCCGCGGGCCTGATCGACGACCTCGCCTCCCGACGGCCGGCGGTGTTTTTCGACTTCGACGGCACACTGTCCGACATCGTGAATGATCCCGACACCGCCACGCTCGTCGCGGGCGCGGCCGAGGCGCTGCGGGAACTGGCCGGGCGTTGTCCTGTCGCGGTGCTGTCCGGCCGTGACCTCGCCGACGTGACCGAGCGCGTCGGCCTGCCCGGCATTTGGTATGCCGGCAGCCATGGTTTCGAGTTGACCGCACCCGACGGAAGACACCACCAGAACGACGACGCGGCGGCGGCCATACCGGTGCTGGAGCGCGCCGCGGCGGAGCTGCGCGACCAACTCGGATCGATTTCCGGTGTTGTGGCGGAACACAAGCGCTTTGGGGTCGCGGTGCACTACCGCAACGCCGCCCGCGACCGTGTCGGCGAAGTGACCGCGGCGGTGCGGGCGGCCGGCCAGCGCGACGTGCTTCGCGTCACCACCGGCCGCGAGGTGATCGAGCTGCGACCGGACATCGACTGGGACAAGGGGAAGACGCTGCGCTGGGTGATCGATCACCTGCAGCGGGCAGGTTCGGGCCCGGTTATGCCGATCTTTCTCGGCGACGACATCACCGATGAGGATGCGTTCGACGCGGTTCGCCCGACCGGTGTGCCAATCGTGGTACGGCATTCCGACGATGGTGACCGCGCCACCGCCGCGTTGTTCGCGCTGGACAGTCCCGCGCGGGTCAGCGAGTTCGCCCGGCGGTTGGCGCAACAGATAGCCCACGCCCGGGCGACATAA